The nucleotide window GAAGgtaacacacatatttacatagacatacatacacacacatacatacacattcatacatattcacatacacacacacacacatacagtatatagacacactcatacatacacacacactcatacaaatacatattcacacatacacacacatatagatacacttacatacacacacacacatacatattcacatacacacactcatacatacagtatatagacacactcatacacatacatattcacatatacacacactcatatagacatacacatacacacactcatacatatacatatagaaacacttacatacatacacacacacacacacatacatattcacatgcaatcatacacatacacacacagtgtcacacCGACCCATGTACTCCACACACATGTAAtgttgtattgttgtgtgtgacTTTACAGTTTTGTATGAAGATGGTTCAGAAGTTTAGTAGGTCTGCTAATCCAGTTAATGTCCAGCGTGCAGGTAACTAAAAATGATATGTTGTATTTTGTGTACAggactgtgcaaaagtctttatatacacaaacacacatgtacatcTAATACagaaactttatttcatttacatttacagcatttatcagatgcccttatccatagtcaatacagggacagtcgctcTGGGGACACTCTGGCTCAGGGTGCATCTCTAGTTACCCGCCAGGCTGAGCTGTGTTCCTGTAGAATCTGACGTCTCACTTCTCTCCTGTTTTTTAGATCCGTATCTGAAGAAATGCGATGAGAGAATTTCTGTAAATCTGTGTTGTCCTTTGTGTTTCCTTACTGTTGAAAATAGGACTGGGCGATATCGAACGATTTATCTTTCGGATAATTCCAGGCTGAaacaccagagataataaacagtttattacaaTATAAACCCATAACCTTCGCTCCGCTCCTCGGCTCCGTTTCCAGCCATTTCACATCCCAACCTGGAAAAAAGGTTTAAATTTTCAATTTTTGGTGCCAACAACATAACTGAACCAATAACAGTTATCAGCTTTGTTCTCgcaaaattaaatgaaagcCTGCCCACACTGACATCTAATTGGTTTACTTGGCGAAATAAGccatgctcttgtttgcttgcactagtttatattttattcactccGTGGGCATTGGGGAGCAATTACTGGGATGCGTGGCACATACAAAATATGctaattatgcaaattattacAGTGGACAATGGCCATCGATCAAGATCGCATGATCGTTAGAGGTGTGAactttcactggtctcacaTTTCGATTCGATAACAATTATCAGTGCATTACGTCTATATCATTTCACATTGTGTTTTCAATTAAGTCGGTGAGATGAGAGTTAcggcctcgttcacacggacgtctgaaccggGCGTTTTTCTGCCATTCGTGGCGTCAGGTAAACGCAGACTGATTTTTCTGTCTCCACACGgacgttcagcaccagcgttcggtCAATTTCTCACGGAATCCCGACAAATGTAGTAAATCCCAACACGCAGTATAAAATGCCGcttcattttatgttttgtcccaCATGGACAAGTTCATACTCCTACCCTGTTCTCCCGCTgtaaatcaccaagcaacatcatcatcaattatgttctgctcttcctccacgcagaatcgtccacatcaATTGTGAGATACATTTCAACACCCCAGCCCTAGTTGAAACCCGTCCTTTGTTTTTTatggtctgtttgtgtgtgtgtgtgttttgtgtgtcagtGGACATGTTTGTGGGGTATTATGGAGTGTGTGCTCCAGGTGCGTGTTTCAGCGTTCAGGTCGTCAGtttgctcctctcctccctgctGAAACTCAGCTGCCTGCCTCACATCATGTCCATCCTCAACACACTGCTGTCACACAACATACGGGTGAGTggggctgtctgtgtgtgtgtgtgtgtgtgtgtgtgtgtgtgtgcgtttctaCAGCTGTAAGTGataaacaggtgtgtgtgtgtgtgtgtgtgtgtgtgtaacccctGTACAGCCTCCTCCAGAGTGTGTGTTGGCCGTGTACGagcatgtgagagagagacagatacaCAACGCCGTGCCGCAGCTCATAAACCTAACTTCGAAGgtaacacacacttacacacccaTAATGAGTTATCAAGAGTCCTCATAAAACACTATGTGAGGTCTCTGAGCTCCTTTTGATGTGTAATCACGTGACAAGTGAAGATGATATAATCAGTCCgtgttacatgtgtgtgtgtgtgtgtgtgtgtgagatttgctCTGTGAGGACGGTTGTGTAAATTTCTCAGATTTGCAGAAATGATTTTCCAGGTCCAGGTATTTACACTGAATAACAGTTTGGTTGAATTtgctttaattgtgttttaaaaaaaacccacaaaatccTGCAGAGGCTGATAAATCTGATCATggctgtatttttgtgtgtgtgtgtgtgtgcgtttgtgtagATTGTTGAGGCGGGGTGTGTGTTCACTGTAGATCAGTGCGAGTACATACAGAATTGTCTGGAGTTCCTGCATGTCCCCAAAGAACAGATGGACATCTTCCTGTCAGTCAAATTCAGGTCTTGCTAAAACACTCAGaattacacacaattacacacaaactTGATGGAGGTGGTTGCCTGTGATTCGTACACGTTTTCCccttctgtgttgtgtttgtatgACAATGCGCACTAAACCATGAATTTAGGATGTTGAAGAGTACgaatgcaggtgtgtgtttttccggTCTTCAGGGCTCAGACCACGAGCTGCCAACCATCTGAAGTTGTGCAGATCATGCAGGCTTTCAGGGACATGGAggtaacagacacacacacacacacacacacacacatactgctgGCAGTGTGTATTTTTCACTCTGTAGTTTTACAGTTTCTGACATTTGTGTTCGAAATAATCTGTCACACAAACACTActaacatctgtgtgtgtgtgtgtgtgtgtgtgtgtaggtatataAGCAGCAAGAAGACTGGTCAGGCCTGGCGAGTGTGttctgtcgtgtgtgtgtgagccaatGCAGTCAGAGTGTCCTACTGAGGTTCTGCTGCTGCGTCACCACTGTTCTCCTGAAAGAACCCAAACGGGCACACACACTGCCCTTCAATGCTTTTACTGacgcaggtacacacacacatacacacacatacacaaccacacacagatTTCAACAGTAACTGCAGATCAGAGAAGTCAAATAATCGACAGAAAGTGGAGGATTTATGCCTTCAGTCGCACATgataaatgtgactgtgtgtgtgtgtgcgtgtgtgtgtcagtgtttgaaCGAGCGCCAACTGACGCCCTGGTGAGGGGTTTCCTGGGCAGGATTGGTCTGTCCCTGCTGATTCGCTACTACAGAACACAGCAATGgagcaaggtgtgtgtgtgtgtgtgtgtgtgcgcgcgtgtgagCGCGTGTGAGGCGTGTGCGCTCTTTATAAGGATTCATGGCATCTttgtggtgtgcgtgtgttgcAGGGACAGAAGGTGGTGGAGGTTTTGTCTAGAAAGGGTCTCCGGTACTCAGTGCTGACGGGGCTTTTCGGCCTGGAAGATGCCGTGTCACGCTGCGCCCTCATCACCATGGCGACGGAGGTCCACCTGCAGAGTGGCAGCGTGGAAGGAGCGCTGAACGTCCTGAGAGGTTctacgcacgcacgcacgcacgcacacacacacaaacacacacacactcacagtcgtCCTGGTGGTTTGAAGTCAGTGTTcagctgttctgtgtgtgtgtgtgtgtgtgtgtgtgcggtagATAATGAGTGGTTCGTGAGCTGCAGTGTGTGGTCGTGTGAACGCGCTGATGTCGCGTATCGGGTCCGACTCCTCACCCTCCTCGCCCAGCAGACGTCCCACAGAGACACGCTGGAGGTGCTGTCCAACCTTCCCGGCCTGCAGCAGCCAGTCGGtgagatcatcatcatcatcatcatcatcttctagTCATATCCACTGGGGGCGGAGCTAAACCACtaaaagtatttattttgtatgaatattttaataagtcACATGGTGGGCAGGTGGGGGCGGAGTCCAGGTGAAGGACAGGATCTCAGGTCCTTCTGCTGCTGGGCTTTATAAATACAACTGATGATGGCtacacattaaaaagaaaattaaaacacattCTACATGTACAAATGAACAATTATTAACACGTTTATCCAAACACAACCACAACAGAACGAGGTCAGGTCGTCCTGATCGATTCCAAGATtccatgaacacacactcatCGTCGTTTCCCACCTTGATGTTCCactcaccgtgtgtgtgtgtgtgtgtgtgtgtagatggcGTAGACGTGTGCGAGTACGTGCACATGTTTAACTCCCACCTGAGGGTGTGCATGGAGAGACACGCCCTTCCCGTGGCCGCCGACACGCTGGACTTCATGCTGGACCATCGCCTGTCGGCAGATCCGTCCCTGCTGCAGAGCCTCCTGCTCAAGCTGGGCAAGCAGAACCTGTGGAGTCGAGCGCGGACCCTGTTCAAGCGTGAGTCCCGGCTTCCTGTACCGGCCCTCGCCGCGCCCCGCCGCCCGCTgacgtgcgcgtgtgtgtgtgtgtgtgtgtgtgtagacgcCCTGTCTCTAGGTTACTACCCGCTGCTGGACGCGCTGCCGGGCTCCCTGGTCCTGGTCTTGCCCTGTTCCCTCTCCGACGTGGAGATGGCGCTGGCCTTCGAAATGTTCATAAGCTGGAACGCCAACGTCATCCGTACACACACCGAGAACACACTCACGCTGACCATGGTGCTGAagaggtgagacacacacacacacacacacacagagagagtcTGTGCAGGTGGAGTAATTActaatgaagtgtgtgtgtgtgtgtgtgtgcgtgcaggtCCGCGGATGGCGCCGCCGTCATGGAGAGCGTGTACCTGTCGGCCGGGTGCCGCTTGCTGGGCGCGGCGCGGATGCCCAACCCCAAGCTGACGGTGCACTACACCACTGTCAACCAACAGCAGGAGCAGGTGTTCACGCTGGACCTGGGCTCCGCCCACCGCTGGCTCACCTGCAACCAGAGCTGGGCCCTGGAGGTGTGGGCCGCCTGACGCACgaacgtcccccccccccccccccccccccccactcgcCACGGACCTCGGACCCTCCCTCTTTTCTGTTCTCCTTTCGAGTGCTTTTCTTGTTCGGATCTCTCGACATCGTTGATTTGAGTTCATGTTTGGTTGCCTGGTCGCCAGGTCTGCGTttgtttctgattggctgagactCATTGACTGTTGCTGTGTAGCGGTTTGCAGGTTTGAACAATGAGATTTTCTCCCATGTTggattattttttgtttgtttttgtatttaaaatgtggaaataaaCTGTAAAGAAACAGGCCTGCGTTTCATTTTCCTTATCGAGGTTCCACGCGGCTACGTTCTCTGGATCATGGTAACACACAAGCCATGATGAGCACTGAATTATAATTAAAACTCCACTAGAGGAAGGGGCGGCGCCCGGTGTCACCCTGCCACCCGTCATCTCTCTTCAACTGCACATCCGGAGATGTGACCTCCTGAGACGTTTCAACTGTAAAAGTTGGCTTATTTAGCAgaatttcactttttcaaatgattgttttttttctgtgtgtgtgtgtgtgtgtgtttacactgtatgggtggtagtagcctagcgggtaacacactcacctatgaaccagaggacccaggttcaaatcccacttactaccgttgtgtccctgagcaagacacttaaccctgagtgtctccaggggggggactgtccctgtaacgactgattgtaagtcgctctggataagggagtctggtagatgccgtaaatgtaaatgtttatgtaaTGCCGACGCCGTAATTTCTCTTCGCCCGGCAGGTGGCGCCAAGTCCACCCACTTCCGCCATTGGCGGAAACGCCACCCGGAAGTGTGGGGCGGCGTGCGGCGGAGACGCGGGGGAACATTTGAACGCTTTGCAACGCAACGCGGATTAAAGTCGGCACGTTCGAATCCGAGCTCTAAAGtgagttccttttttttttttaaaccggaTCATTTCGACACACAGCCGCCACTTTAAATGCGTCGTTGTCGATAACCAAACGGTCCGGAGCGAATCAATAACGGTGACCTGCAGGCTGAACTTTGACCCGGCCACGAGGTCACCGAGCGTTCTTCCGAAGAGCCCTTCATCCTCGACCGATGCGTTTATTTCCGACGTCGGATTAAAAGAAACACGCGAagacagtaaataataaaagaaaaaagtcccGTCAAGAAAACGTTTTCATATTCACCAAatcctttaagaagcagttcaaaacccacttgtttGTAAAGTGTTAGTAACACTAACACtcgcacatgcacgcacactgcacaaaatattaatatatatgcgTCTAGCGCTTAAcaattcccgagcatgttctttttctgaccaGTTCGgcattatcagggctcttagttttgaaaccgaacgagaattgctggtgtcgtcctcttgtaagtcgctttggataaaagcgtctgcaaaataaagtaaagtaaatctcCGTTACAATCCCGCCGCGTCACTTCTATTTATAATAAGGAATAAACGGGACCCAACCTTTTATACCCCGCCCACACGCATTAACAGAATAAAGTGATCAATCACTAACTTTTATTTGCACAAAGTGAACAGCAGTTGTGCGTTCTGAATTAAATTTTGTTGGTCCCACCGACGTCCCTGTGATCAAGTCACCAACCCCACACACTGAAGTCACTTAAACCACGAGTGTCCCCAGGatggctgtccctgtcactagtgaggtgagtgtcattgtgatgcacagcacagcacacggttacacgacgagatgtgtcctctgctggattcgaaaaaaaaagtgaagtaattgtcacgtgtgatacacagcagcacagcacacacagtgaaatttgtcctctgcatttaacccatcaccctgagtgagcagtgggcagccatgacaggcgcccggggagcagtgtgtggggacggtgctttactcagtggcacctcagtggcaccttgacagatcgagatttgaaccggcaaccttatgattacagggccgcttccttaaccgctaggccccctcTGCccactgtaaggcgctctgaatGTCAATGCATAGGAcacaaattaataatttatagTTTTGTCTGAGTTGTGTCCCCAGGTGCACCCAAGGCATTATGGGTATACACGGGCTGACGAGCTACGTTGAGGAAAACCGCCACTTCCTGTCCGACGTGAAGCTGAGGGACACGCAGCTGGTCATCGATGGCTGCAGCCTGTACTTCAACCTGTACTTCACGTCCGGCCTGGACCAGCAGAGGGGCGGAGACTATGACGCCTTCGCCGCGCACGTGCGCCACTTCTTCTCCGCCCTCTTCTCGTGCGGCGTGCGCCCGTTCGTGCTGCTGGACGGCGGGATGGACGAGAGCGACAGGAAGTTCCCCACGCTGCGGCAGCGGGCGCAGCGATCCATCAAGGAGGCCGACGCCCTGTCGCACGGCGCGCACGGCGCCGTCCTGCCCCTCCTCGTCCGCGAGGTCTTCAAACAGGTCCTCTCCGAGCTGGCCGTGCCCCTTTACCAGTGCGTGTCGGAAGCGGACCTGGAGGTCGCCGCCCTGGCCGGCCAGTGGGGCTGCCCCGTCCTGACCAACGACAGCGACTTCTTCATCTTCGACCTCCGCGGCGGCTACCTGCCCATCAGGTTCTTCCACTGGGAGGGCGTGGACGCGGGCGGGGACCGCCGCTACATTCCGGCCCGCCGCTACGCCGTCAACCGCTTCTGCTCGCACTTCAGCCACATGAGCAAGCGGCTCCTGCCGCTGTTCGCCGTGGTCGCGGGGAACGACTACACCCCCGCCCGCACCACCCAGGACTTCTTCAGCCGCGCCGGGCTGGCCGCCGCGCCCGGGAGGCGGATCGACGCCCTCCTGCGCTGGTTCTCGCGGTTCCGCGGCCCGGAGGAGGCGctggaggaggtgctggagcTCCTGGCGGGACGCCGAGGAGGCCAGAAGGCCGCGGGGCTGCGGTCCCTCCTCACCAGAGGGATGCTGGACTACCAGCTGCCCCCTCACAGCCCGCTGTCCCGCTTCTTCGCCGAAGGTCCCTCCACCCCCCCCGAGCGGCAGGGACTCCCGGCGGCCCTCGCGTCCCAGCCGGACTGGCTCTTGCGGGGTCTCGCCGCCGGCACGCTCCCCTCCCTGGTCCAGGACGTCCTGGTGCTGCGGAGGACCATGATGATTCCCCAGGTGGAGAACGGCAGGCTGCCCAGCGGCCACCGCGCGTCTCTGGCCATTCGGCAGGTCTTCTACGGCCTCCTGCTCCAAGGGCCGAGGGGCTCACCGGCCGGAAGGGGCCGAGGCCGGGGACCACAGAGGGAGACTTCCTCTAGCAACAGCGCCCCCTGTGCAGTAGAGGAGTATGACAGGCAGGATCTAGACCTCAGGAGGACCTCGGTGGACATTAAACTACCGAAAACGGCTGCACAGCTGCACCTGAAACATCTGGACAGGGTGGAGTGTGGTTCCTTCCTTCATAGTCGTCAGGCTGTCAGCGCGTTATCGGGTTTCAATGTAAATTCTGCCTCTGCTGTTTAGGTGCCCTTACCTGGGCGactgcaggtgctgctggaCACTTTGGGTGTGGAGGAGCAGGCGTTGGGTGCTGTCCCCGCCTGGCTGGCCTTACCTGTCTGTGTGACGATTTTCTGGGTGCGCAACGCCAAGCCGAGGGCCACCCCCACCCAGATGCAGGCCCTGCTGCTGGGCTTCACCTACGGTGAGATGAATCGACGGAGGTGCCTGGCTGGAGGTGAGGAGAAGCAAGTTCTGCTCGGTATGAGGGACAGTCTGTCTATATTGTGATTGCACAACCTTAAAGAGTCATTTTGGTCTGAATTACTCACCGCTGTAAAACAGAAGTGGACCTAGAATAGATCCCTGTGGTTCGCCGATGGTTCCACAGCTTCTAGACTGATGCCCCTCGCCTGTATGTCCCGCAGATCCTGTGTCCTCCAGGCCTGGCGTCGCTTCTCTTCTGGGCCGCTTGGACAAGATGAGGGTCACGGTGGGTGAGAGGCGAAACCTCGACCGGGGCCTGATCCACACCTTCAGCCAGTGGCAGTCCTGTatgtgggcggggctctgtGTGAACCAGCTGCTTTGCCGGCCCCTGCACGAGCCTCATTGTGCCTGGTAATTTAACCTGCTTCGCTAAACCATGTTGGATGATGAATCTCTTTGGTCTTCATAATCTGCAACAGTTCAGATTTGGCCCTCTGAAAAcgtgtctcccccccccccccccccccccgtgatATGAACCAGGCTGTTCAGCGGGACCCTTCTTCATGGTGTGGAACTGCTGCTGAGACAGGGAACCCGGCCTGAATCTCTCCTCGCCGGCGACGCCCTGCCCGCGCAGCTCTACTCATGTCTGCTGGACGCCGTGCTCCGAGCACTGGGGGAGGAGTCTACACCCTCATCATCCTCCGCCTCCTCTTCATCAAGGAACGTGCATGGCGGGAGGACGCGGCCGAgggggagggggcgtggccgaggGCGGGGCAGCCGTGGGCCGAGAGCTGCAGCCACCAGTGATCTGGAAAACCGCTTTGCGTTGCTAATGAGcgaggaagatgaagatgaagagtaGTTTGAGCTGCGGATCAGGCGCCTTTTAAAGCTTTTACATAATTTTGACGCTTTGGGTGTGGAAGAGCTGTGGGTGTGGGTGCTGTCCCCGCCTGGCTGGCCTTACCTGTCTGTGTGACCCAAAGGTCAGATGTCTAAATGACTCCCTGCTATGGAGGGAGTCATTATGGCGTTATAATGAAATACACTTCATACAATTTCATACCATTCTAATGATCAAACATCCTCATCATGGAGGTCCAGAAGACCAATAGAACTTGACGACATCTCCAATAGAAGAAGTTGATGTTGTATGAACGTTTGTAATGCCTGTATGGTATTTTAGTGACGCATCACCCTGGCTCCATGGTAACCAGGTCcacttttttaatgaatttgctGCGATTCCACCGCAGGTTCAGTCTGTGTTTACGCTGATTAATTTACGCTGCTGGTTCTGCGAACATGTTTTAATGCGGGGGGACTGGGTTCTACATGAGAAATGTGCCTTCACTGAAGAGTGACAAGAAGCGGCACAATTCTGCTGTTACAACAGCATGAATTACAGGATGTAAATTCATCTAATTGCATATTAAAACTACTTTAAAACAcaaccaaaaatgaaaatgaattttgctctgttttttcaaattaaaagaaaatataataacaagATATTATGTGCTGGcacttattatattatttgatagaaaaaagattattatttgttattattattattattatgtattacaGCTCTGATTTCCAGTTCGTCATAATTTATTGCGGCTGTTGTagtctaattattattatatgtatgaGAAAGTCTGctaaatatgaatgtaaatgatctCTTAGCACTTTGGCTGATATATTGTCACGTCATGTGGTCACTCAAATGTCTACTcagtagtccccctggagacattgctaagggacacgatggggtttgaacctgggactggtTTCTAGGTGGgcgtctcacccactaggctacaaccagcCCGTTTTAACACGTGCCCTGATGAAATTTCCCTCTGGACCAATAAAGTGTCTAAAGTGACCAGCGGCTGATCTGGGGTCAGTGACGTCAGCTGACGCTGCGCGTGTGGGTGGAGCGCGTCTCCGTGGACAGTAACGACATTCTGCGCGCTGGAGGCAAGCAGAAGGGAAGAGTGGACACCAGCTTcggtatggtgtgtgtgtgtgtgtgtgtgtgtgtgagtgatttattttttaattcattaccCAGGCTCTGTTATGATTAAGAAACTCATAATTAATATAATGGACACGAGGAATTGTGGGGTTTGTGTAGCGACCGGTTGTTCTCTGTAGACCACGTTCtgaagctctgtgtgtgtgtgtgtgtgtgtgtgtgtgtgtgtgtgtgtgttttcaggtgaACACATGCAGATGGAGGTTGTTGGTGTCGTAGCTCAGCTGCAGTTCCTGCTCTGCTCCACCTCAGCGTTCTCCACCGACCTCAGCGTCCTGCCCCTGCTtcctccatgtgtgtgtgtgtgtctgtgtgttactgtagattgtgtgtgtgtgtgttttgtatgtagTATTAGGTTCTGCAGGATGGGGTCATATTCTTGTGTGATGTGCGTTTTTGTTACTCTAAtttgaatgtatgtatgtgtgttactgtagaatgtgtgtgtgtgtgtgtgctgtttcgGGTGTAGTATCGGTTCTGCAGGGTGGGGTTGTGTCACTTGTTGCTCGGTTCTGTATCTGTTCCCCACGTTCCTCCTAGTTGTCTATTACCAGTCTTGTTCTGCGTTCCACAGTCCTGCATCCAGCACGGAACTTGCGGCACTTCGAACCATGCTGCCTGttagccccgcccccaccaCCACTCTACCCGCCCCCTCCTTCGGTCTGGATATGCCGTCCAGTGAGTAGCAGCGCGTGGACGTGTCACCGGAGACGTTCCGTCCtctgacggtgtgtgtgtgtgtgtgtgttagagggaGGAGCCAGAGGACATACAGACAGGCGGAGCAGgtagtgatgaagatgaggatgagacCAGGTGTGGTGACATCTTGCCTGGACCAGTGGGTCCACCTGGACCTCAGGTACCGTCCAAACGTGGAACTGTTCTTGACCCAGTGTGCTAACGTGGAACCTCACAGAGAACCTCACATCCAGCCTGTTCGTAGGGTTTTGAAGGAATCCCGGGAGTCAGAGGACCGAA belongs to Denticeps clupeoides chromosome 9, fDenClu1.1, whole genome shotgun sequence and includes:
- the topaz1 gene encoding protein TOPAZ1: MRKTCTFLHVPREGDEKFCMKMVQKFSRSANPVNVQRAVDMFVGYYGVCAPGACFSVQVVSLLLSSLLKLSCLPHIMSILNTLLSHNIRPPPECVLAVYEHVRERQIHNAVPQLINLTSKIVEAGCVFTVDQCEYIQNCLEFLHVPKEQMDIFLSVKFRAQTTSCQPSEVVQIMQAFRDMEVYKQQEDWSGLASVFCRVCVSQCSQSVLLRFCCCVTTVLLKEPKRAHTLPFNAFTDAVFERAPTDALVRGFLGRIGLSLLIRYYRTQQWSKGQKVVEVLSRKGLRYSVLTGLFGLEDAVSRCALITMATEVHLQSGSVEGALNVLRDNEWFVSCSVWSCERADVAYRVRLLTLLAQQTSHRDTLEVLSNLPGLQQPVDGVDVCEYVHMFNSHLRVCMERHALPVAADTLDFMLDHRLSADPSLLQSLLLKLGKQNLWSRARTLFKHALSLGYYPLLDALPGSLVLVLPCSLSDVEMALAFEMFISWNANVIRTHTENTLTLTMVLKRSADGAAVMESVYLSAGCRLLGAARMPNPKLTVHYTTVNQQQEQVFTLDLGSAHRWLTCNQSWALEVWAA
- the aste1b gene encoding protein asteroid homolog 1 isoform X1, producing the protein MAVPVTSEFCLSCVPRCTQGIMGIHGLTSYVEENRHFLSDVKLRDTQLVIDGCSLYFNLYFTSGLDQQRGGDYDAFAAHVRHFFSALFSCGVRPFVLLDGGMDESDRKFPTLRQRAQRSIKEADALSHGAHGAVLPLLVREVFKQVLSELAVPLYQCVSEADLEVAALAGQWGCPVLTNDSDFFIFDLRGGYLPIRFFHWEGVDAGGDRRYIPARRYAVNRFCSHFSHMSKRLLPLFAVVAGNDYTPARTTQDFFSRAGLAAAPGRRIDALLRWFSRFRGPEEALEEVLELLAGRRGGQKAAGLRSLLTRGMLDYQLPPHSPLSRFFAEGPSTPPERQGLPAALASQPDWLLRGLAAGTLPSLVQDVLVLRRTMMIPQVENGRLPSGHRASLAIRQVFYGLLLQGPRGSPAGRGRGRGPQRETSSSNSAPCAVEEYDRQDLDLRRTSVDIKLPKTAAQLHLKHLDRVPLPGRLQVLLDTLGVEEQALGAVPAWLALPVCVTIFWVRNAKPRATPTQMQALLLGFTYGEMNRRRCLAGDPVSSRPGVASLLGRLDKMRVTVGERRNLDRGLIHTFSQWQSCMWAGLCVNQLLCRPLHEPHCAWLFSGTLLHGVELLLRQGTRPESLLAGDALPAQLYSCLLDAVLRALGEESTPSSSSASSSSRNVHGGRTRPRGRGRGRGRGSRGPRAAATSDLENRFALLMSEEDEDEE
- the aste1b gene encoding protein asteroid homolog 1 isoform X2, producing MGIHGLTSYVEENRHFLSDVKLRDTQLVIDGCSLYFNLYFTSGLDQQRGGDYDAFAAHVRHFFSALFSCGVRPFVLLDGGMDESDRKFPTLRQRAQRSIKEADALSHGAHGAVLPLLVREVFKQVLSELAVPLYQCVSEADLEVAALAGQWGCPVLTNDSDFFIFDLRGGYLPIRFFHWEGVDAGGDRRYIPARRYAVNRFCSHFSHMSKRLLPLFAVVAGNDYTPARTTQDFFSRAGLAAAPGRRIDALLRWFSRFRGPEEALEEVLELLAGRRGGQKAAGLRSLLTRGMLDYQLPPHSPLSRFFAEGPSTPPERQGLPAALASQPDWLLRGLAAGTLPSLVQDVLVLRRTMMIPQVENGRLPSGHRASLAIRQVFYGLLLQGPRGSPAGRGRGRGPQRETSSSNSAPCAVEEYDRQDLDLRRTSVDIKLPKTAAQLHLKHLDRVPLPGRLQVLLDTLGVEEQALGAVPAWLALPVCVTIFWVRNAKPRATPTQMQALLLGFTYGEMNRRRCLAGDPVSSRPGVASLLGRLDKMRVTVGERRNLDRGLIHTFSQWQSCMWAGLCVNQLLCRPLHEPHCAWLFSGTLLHGVELLLRQGTRPESLLAGDALPAQLYSCLLDAVLRALGEESTPSSSSASSSSRNVHGGRTRPRGRGRGRGRGSRGPRAAATSDLENRFALLMSEEDEDEE